Genomic segment of Streptomyces brevispora:
CCACCCGCATCTGGCCGTCCCGCTTGCAGGCCACATCCCGAACCCGCCTCGTACAGCTCGCGTCCACTCTGGGTGGAGCGATTGCGAGCGCGTACGAGCGCTGCCGTCGCCCATCGATCCCCACGGCGATACAACGAGGGCCTGGCGCAGAGTGGTCGGCCAGCGCCACGGGGCAATTGCTGGCCGCTTCGGTGCTACGGGCAACCTGGTTCGCGTCGCAGGTCAGCCTCATCGAGCGCTCCCTTCGTCCATGGCCGCCCCGACGGACCGGGGGCGCCACAGTGTTCCTGCGAGCAACAGTTCACCTGCCTTGCGTGTGGCGCTGCCAGCGATTGCCTGTGGCGATGCACGCGCCACAGCCCGCGCGTCGGGCTGACTCCCGTACGGTCGGTCGCCCGGCAGGATCCCCGAACGATCGGACCGAAGGGCCGCCGATGCAGGCTGAACTCATGGGAACTGCGGCTCTGGTCACTGGGGCATCAAGTGGCATTGGGCGGGCAACCGCGTGCCGGCTGGCCGCCCACGGGGCGACCGTGGCACTCCTTGCCCGCCAGGCCGAGGCCTTGGAACAGGTATGCCGTGAGATCCGCAGCGCCGGCGGCGATGCTTTCGTCGTCTGTGCGGACCTCGTTGACGCCGTCGGGGCCGAACAGGCCGTCGCACAGGTCATCGACAGGGCGGGCAGGTTGGACATGCTGATCAACTGCGCGGGAGCAGCGCATCTCAGCTCCTTTGCCGACGACGCGCCGAGCCAATGGCAGTGCATGATCGACACAAACCTGAGCGGAACGCTCAACGTCTCCCACGCCGCGCTTTCGTACCTCGCCGCCGCGGCCCGGTCCGACCGCGGGACGGCAGACCTCGTGACCGTCGGGTTTACAGCCGGGCGACAGAGCGGCCCGGTCACCAGCGTGTACGCGGCCACGAAGCAGGCCATCACCGCGTGGAGCGAGGGGCTGCGCCGGGAACTCGCCCCGTCAGGTGTACGGGTGGGCCTCATCCAGCCCGGCCTCGTCGACACACCGCTCGCCAGAAGGCTTGGAGCCGGGCCGGGGCAGGGCCTGAACGCCGCCGTCGTCGCTGATGCGATTGTCTACGTCGTCACCCGGCCGGCCGGCGTGGCCGTAGCCGAGCTGGTCGTACGGGCCGTCGGCAGGTAGAGCAGCGACGGCTGTGGCGACCGCTGTGGCGAGCGCATCGCAACGCCCGCCCCTCTGGTGGCGCCACACCCGGGCACGGTCGACTGGCGCCCGGGCGCTCTGCGGTGCCCCTCTTTCAACCAGAAGGGCATTGACGGGCGCATGAGCGACGACGAAGTCACCCGGCGGATGGGCAGCCGGATCACACAGCACCGCGACCGCTTCCAGGACCTCTTCCAGAAGTACTTCGCACAGCTGCACCCGTCATCCGACGTACCCGAACTCAGCCGTTTCGCTCCCGAGTGCCTGCGCATGGTCGAAGAACTGGCTCTGCGTGGCGGCAAACGGCAGCGGGTCGCGTTCGCCTACGAAGCCGCGAACCTGATGCCCGGCGGAGCGACGACGGTAAAAGCGGTGGACACCGCCGCCCTGAGTATCGAGCTGCTGCAGGCCCACCTGCTCATCCACGACGACATCATCGACAACGCGGCCACCCGCCGCGGCGGCCCCTCTACCTACTACGCCTACCGCGACAAGTTTTCCGACCATCCCCAGCACGCCCTGGGCCTCGCCGTCCTGGCTGGCGACCTCGCCCTCGTTCTCTCCCAGCAGGTGATCACCGAAGCCGGACTGGACCCGTGGCTGGCCCAGTCGATGACCGCAGTCCAGAACACGGCCGCCCTGAGCACGTTCATCGGCCAGGTCTTCGACCTCGAACGGGACTTCCTCGGCGTGCCGGAAGAGGAACTGCTGCACTCCGTGTGCGACTTCAAGGCCGCCCGGTCCTCGGCGCTCGCCCCGCTGCAGCTCGGCCTCCTGGCCGCCGAGCAGGACCCGAAGGAGCACGAGCCGACTCTGCGGCGCTACTCCACCTCGTTCGGCATATCTGGGCAGATGCGCGACGACTACCTGTCGCTCTTCGGGAACGAGGAGGTCACCGGCAAGCCCGCCACGGCCGACGTCGCCGACGGCCGGGTGACCTACCTGATCCGCCGCACCCTGCTCGCCGCCTCACAGACCGAGCAGAAGATCCTCTCCTCGGTGCTGGGCCATGCCGGCGCGACACAGACGGACGTAGACAAGGTCCGGGAGATCGTCACCGCACACCGCGTCGACCAGAGCCTCCTCGCCGACATGCGCCGCTTCGCCGAGCTGGCCAGCACCGAGGCCGAGCAGTGGACCTCCTGGGCGGAAGCGGACGCGGTCGCCTTCTTCCGGGACGTGCCCGTGTGGGGCGTCCAGCGGCTGCTGTGACCACCGGCGGGCCGCAGCACGTCGGCATCGTCCTGGACGGCAACCGGCGGTGGGCCAAGGAACACGGCCTGTCCCCCTCCGACGGGCACCGGATCGGCTTCGGCCGCATTCCACAGGTCCTGTCGTGGTGCGAGGAGAGCGGCGTACCCATGGTCACCCTGTGGATGCTCTCCACCGAGAACCTGCGCCGCGACCCGGCCGAGGTCGAGGCGCTGATGGAGATCATCACCGGTGCGGTCCTGCAGCTGTCGTGGGCCGGCCGGTGGCGCATCCGTCATCTGGGTGAAGGCGACGCCCTTCCGGCCCGTGTGGCGCAAGCCGTCCGACACGCTGAGCAGGCCAGTGCCGACGTGTCGGACACGCTGACGGTGAACCTGGCCATCGCCTACGGAGGACGCCGTGAGATCGCCAGCGCTGTCCGCCGTCTCATGACGGGCTGGGCCCGCGAGGGCGTTCCCGTCGACGAGGCCGCCAAGCAACTCACCATCGAGGACCTGAGCCGCGCCATCAGCGACGGCCAGCCCGACCCGGACCTCCTCATCCGCACCTCCGGCGAACGCCGCAGCTCCGGCTTCCTGCTCTGGGGAGGCGTCGGCGCCGAGCTGTGGTTCACCCTGGCTTTGTTCACTTTCAGCAGCAGCGTTTGTCGGCCTGTTTGGGAGGCGGTGGGTGATCTAAGCCTCCGCAGATGTGGACGAGAAATGACGGCGCTCAGGACGTTCGGGGCATGATCGGGGGACGACCGCGGATCTGTGAGGGCGAGGAGGCACTGCGATGGTGATCAGAGGGCTGCATCCGGAGAGGACGGCCCGGCTTGAGGCGCTCGTGGATGAGTGCCGACCGCTGCTGACGAGTGCTGGTGGGATGGCCGTCGTGCAGAGGCTGCTGAGTGAGCGGCGGGTCGAGGTGCTCGACGCGGTGGTGATCACGCGCGAGCTACTGGGGGCTGGCCCATCGGCTCTCGGGGAGGCGAAGACCATCGTCTTGACGAGTCCTGGCAGGGGCCGCGAGCTTCGAGTGCACGAGCAGTTCATGGATGGCCTGGAGCAAAGCGGCGGTCTCGACCGGTGATGAGCGGTCTCATCACGGCCGCCTCGGTGTCCCTTCCGGGCCGCCGCCCGCTGGGTGGTGGCCCGGATCCGGGACCACGAGGTCAGCCGGCCTTTGCGGGCTCTTCAGCTCGGGCTCGTGTGCTGGCGAGGCGGTAGGAGTCGGTGCCGGTCTCGATGATGGTGCCGTTGAAGGTGAGGCGGTCGACGATGGCCGCGCAGAGGCGGGGGTCGGTGAAGGTCTTGGTCCAGCCGCCGAAGGACTCGTTGGAGGCGATGGCGACGCTGTTCTTCTCCTCCCGTTCGGTCAATACCTGGAAGAGGAGTTCGGCGCCGCGGCGGTCGAGTTCCATGTAGCCGAGCTCGTCGATGCAGAGCAGGTCGACGCGGCCGTAGCGGGCGATGGTCTTGTTCAACTGCTTCTCGTCGGCCGCCTCCACCAGCTCGTTAACCAGCTTCGTGGCGAGCGTGTAGCGGACCCGGTAGCCCTTCATCGCGGCCTCGGTGCCAAGGGCGATGAGCATGTGGGACTTGCCCGTGCCGGAATCGCCGATCAGGCAGAGCGGCTGACTCTTCTTGATCCACTCACAGCTGGCCAGCGTGTGGATGGTAGCCGCGTCGATGTTCGGGTTCGCGTCGAAGTCGAAGGCCCGCAGCGACTTCTCCCGCGGGAAACCGGCCGCCTTGATCCGCCGCTCAGAGCGGCGGCGGGACCGGTCGTCGCACTCGGTCATCAGCAGCTCAGCGAGGAAGCCCCGGTAGGTCATCTGGTCCTTCATCGCCCGGTCAGCGATTTCGGAGAACTCGTTGCGAATCGACGGCAGCCGCAGAAGCCGACAGGCGCTATCGATGGCGGCGTCGGCGGCCTGTTCGGTCAAGCCTCGCTGGCGGGGCAGGGTCACTGTGCTTCTCCCTCACGGTGGTCGCTGCCACTGGTGCGGCGGCGTCGGAGCAGTTGGTCATAGGGGGCCACCGAGGGCAGCGGCCTGGTGTCCGCAGGAAGGTGCGCGAGCCGCCACTCGTGCAGCGACGTCACCGTCGCCGACGGCTTCGCGGGAACCAGCCGGTCCGCTGCAGGGGCGGGCTCGGTCTCCGCCTGGGCAGCCTTGCGGGCTTCCAGAGCAACCGCGTCCGCAGTCATCGCCCCCGCCCGCAGAGCCGCAGCCAGGCCGGCGACGACATGCTCATGGGGCAAGTGACGCCCCAGCAGGAGCACTTCGATCAAAGCCCGGGTGCCGTCCCGCTCACCATGGATTTTGCGGGCCTGGTCCCACCAGGCGTCGTGGACCGGGGTGAACCTGCCTGCCGAGCGGGCCTGTTCGAGGGCTGTGGAGCCAGGGAAGGCGCCGGGCTTGCGGACCAGGACTTCCAGGTAGTGATCCAGGTCCAGACGGACAGCGCCTTTCGCGATCAGCCGCTCGTGCCGGGCCACCTCCACGTTCTGGTCGTAAATCACCAGGTGAGAGGCGTGCAGCACGACACGCACGCGTTTGCCGATCAGCCGGATCGGAACCGAGTAACGGTTGGTGCGGACCGGGATCTGGCCGTAGCGGTCGACCCGCGGGGTGAACAGCCGGCCCGTCTCGAACGGTTCCTCAGGCAGCGGCATCAGCAGCGGTTGTTCGAGCGCGAAGTACTCCGCGACCGTCTTGGGCCTGGAGCCGATGCGCCGGGCGTCGTCCTGCCGGTCCCACTGCTCGACCATCTCGTTCAGCTCGGCGAGAGAGGAGACCTCGGGGACAGGGACGAAGTGGTTGCGTCGAAAGTAGCCGATCATCCCTTCGACGCCGCCCTTCTCGTGGGCGCCTTCGATGCCGGGGCGGCAGTAGAAGCTTTCGATGCCGAAGTGCGAGCGGAAGGCGATCCACCGGTCGGCCTCGACTCTCCCCCGGCTCTGCCCCAGCACCCTGGCGACGGCGGCCTTCAGGTTGTCGTAGCGGACCTTGGTGCGCGGGACCCCGCCCAGGGTCCGCAGTGCGTGGACGTGGCCTTCGAAGAAGGCTTCCTGGCCGCAGGAGGCGAACACGCGGTGGACGGCCTTGCCCGAGTACGACAGCCGGAAGGAGAACAGGTAGCAGGTCACCAGCTCGTCGCCCAGCCGCACAGTTACGTCACCGAAGTCGACCTCGGCTTCGTGACCGGGCAGGTGGGTCTGCGGGACGAACGCCTCCAGCGGTGCCTTGCCGGACTCGACCAGGATTTCGGGCTTTCGGCCGGCGACGTAGTAGCGCACCACTCCGTAGGAGACGTCCGCCCCGTGCTCCTCGATCAGCCGGTGAAAGATGCGGGTGACCGTGTGCCGCTGCTTGCGCGGAGCGTCCAGATCCGCCCGCAGGATCTCGTCGATCACCGGCTTGTACGGATCCAGCGTGGTGGCTCGTGGAGGCAGCTTCTTGCGGGGCTCCGGCCAGGACGAGTCCAACGCCTTCCGGACCGTCCGCCAGGTCACGCCGTGCTTGCGCTCAAGTTCCCGCATCGACATGCCGCCGCGATGGTCACGCCGGATCGCCGCGTACAGCTCGACCTTCGACATTTGCGGCATGACCAGGACCTTTCACCAGGAGCACCTCGATGCTGCCCTGGCAAGAACCCCGGTGCCTCCCGAACTCGTCGACATCACCCATCCGTGGAAATGGGCACCTCCCAAACTCATCGACAAGCGACGTCACTACTGCTCGATAAAGCCACTTCGTCCAAGGCGATGACGGCGTCCTCGTGACTGATGAAGCCGAAGGCGCTCTTGTAGAGGGAGCAGTCCCCGCGGTGCAGGAGCGCGGCCTCGTGCGAGCGCTGCGGCTGGATCTTCCACGACTCCCGGGCCCGCGCCCGCTCAGCCTGCCGGCGCTCCTTCTCCTCCGCAGCCTCGAGCTCGCGCACCCTCTGGTCCGCGCACCGCAGCTGCCACGCGAGGTACTCGCGCGTCGCCCGCCACTTCTCAAGGCTGGATATCGCACCAGAGCTGGCGCCGGACATCGCGTCAGCCCGCCTCACCGGCCGGCTGCTCATGGGCGTGCTGCAGCGCCATCCGGGCCGCGACCACGTTCTCACTCAGCCCCTCCCAGTACGGGTGCGTCATCACCGCGGTGCTCAGCTCCAGGAGCTGCGCCCGGTAGGCCGCGAGCTGTTCGCGTTGCTCGTCGGTGTAGCCAGGGCTGTCGGGCTTGGCGGAGCGGTAGCCGGAGTGCAGCTGCTTGTCCGCCTCCCACCCGGGCATCGGTTCGGCCGACCACGCCAGCGTCTTGGCGTACTGCTCCATGGCGGCACGGGTGCGGTGGAGGGCGAGCTGGGCGTCGCGCAGGTCCTGGGGGAAGTCGTACGTGGGCACACCTGAATAGTACGACTGTTCGAATATGGTTTGCGAGGACACGCCGGTCACCGTTCCCGCGCTCACCCGGGCGGCCCCGCCCCACTCCGGCCGCATCCTCAACGAAGCAACCGAAACCGCCGACCCCTCAGGCTGATGAGGCTCTTCGGGATCACGGAGAAGACCGCCATGCACTACGTCACCGCCGCCCACCCCGAGAAGACCGCTCGCCTTCCTCGCTGAACACCTGGGGCTGATCCGTGGACCAGGATGGCTGGCCCCCGCCAACCTCAGCGGGAGCCAGCCAGTAGCTGCTTAGCGCTCGACGAAGGTTCGGATGGCCCAGTCAGTCACGGCGCGGGCCGCGCCCGAGAAGACGCCGCGCACAGCTGAGCAGAGCACTAGCAGCTTGCCCGCCGGGGCGGGTTCAGGACACGTACCGTTGGACATTAGGGTCCCTTCTCTCAGGTTGGTGATCCGAGGCCCGCCGGCTTGGTTGGACGCCGTCCGGCGGGCCGCTTTTATGTCAGCACCCAAGTCCCAGTCTGTTCAGATTCTGAGATCAAGCAGGATCATGTGAGACTTCATGAGACTTTGTGGTGTGCTGCGGAGGGGACTCGATGCCGAACAGACGACGATCGATCGATGCTTCTACTCCACTGGGCGGCTTCGCGTTGAAGTTGTTGGACCTGAAACGGAAGGCACTTGCGCAGGCGGGCTCGTCTTCCCGCGCCCGCGCGATCAGCATCGACAAGATTGCCGCCCCGGACGGCTTGTGGAAGACCAGCAGAGCCTCGATCTACGCGGCGCTGAACGGCACTCGGCTACCGTCGACGGACACGCTGTGCGCGATGGTGACGGCGTGGGACGAGGACAGCGCTGAGGCAAGGGGAAGGTGGCTGCGGCTTCGGTCCGACGTGGAGGACGCGCTCATGGGCACGGAGCCCGCCTCGTCACCGGGGAACGTCGACGCCGCCATGGAGAAGCCGCTGCCCGGGCCGCAGGACCAGCTGGGCGAGGCAGAGTTCACGGGGTCGTCCAAGGTGGTGCCCGATGTGGCCTCCCACATCGAGCTGAAGCAGATGCTCAGGGATGCTCTGGAGAGGTCGGGACTGACCAAGTCCCAGGTCGCTGCGCGCACAGAACTTGGCCGCACGACGGTGTCCCAGGCATTCAACACGGAAGGCTCATCTCCGTCTGCGAATACCCTGTACGCCTTGTCCAGAGCCCTGCGCCTGGACAAAACGGAGCAGGCTCGGCTCTTGGCTTTGCGGGAGCTGGCCGTCACTGGGCGCGGCCCGCGGAACATCGGCCACGTCTAAGACGGGGCGCGTCCCGACTCCGGCTTGCGGCAGAGGCAGCCCATTACGCCTGCGTGAGGCGACTCCAGGTAGGACCCAGCTACTCACCACGAGCACGAACCCGCGCGGGAGACCCCCCGAACTGGCGCGTCTCGCGCGAGTTCCGCTCTCGCCACGTCCAGGAATCCGCGAACTCGCGCGTTTCCCGTAACCCGGGGCGGAACTGGCGGCCGGTGCGCAAGTCCGGCACGAAGGCGTCCAGCACGACCCGGCGGAAGAGCCGGCGCTGGGCGGGAGCGAGGTGCTGGAAGTCGGCGGTGAAGCGGGGGAGGGTCTCGAAGGTGGGCACGGTGGTCTCCTCCGGGCAGCACGACGAAGCCCCCGGCGGGCGCCGGGGGCTTCCTTGGCGGTGCTCGTTCCTTGGAGCGTGGTGATGCTCAGCGGTGTTTGTCGGTCCCGTTCGGGTCGTGATGTGCCTGCGGCCGGAGAGCGATGACATTCGCATTCGGCCCGGGGCCGCTTCCCGCCTGACGGCCAGTTGGGAAGAAAGTTCGGCCGCTGCTCCCGCCTGGCGGGACGTACGACTGTCCGGCCTTTTCTTGCAAGTCAGGGCCGTGTGGCGTGGTCTTCATGATGGATATCGCGATCATTCGAGCCGGTCAGATGTACCGCTACTACCTGCGCCAGGTCGTCGTCGGTGACGGCCGTCGCCCGGCCCGCACGCCGCTGCGCGAGGCTCAGGAGGGGGCCGGTGTCCCGGCCGGTCGATGGATGGGCCGCGGCCTGGCCGCGCTCGGGCTGAGCGAGGGTGAGGAAGTCACCGAGGCGCAACTGCGGAACCTGTTCGGCGAGCGGGGCCGGCACCCGTACGCGGACCGGATCGAGGCCGAAGAGCTCGCCGCGGGGAAGTTCCCGAAGCAGGCGTTCAAGGCCGGCGCTCTGGGGCGCCGGGTGACGGTTACCGGGTTCGATTTCGTGTTCCGGCCGCAGCCGACGATCTACCTGCTGTGGGCGCTGGGTGATGAGGAGACCCGGCGGGTGATCGAGGCCGCGCACGAGCGGGCGATTGAGCGGGTGCTGGAGTGGATTGAGGACGAGTCGGCGGTGATCCGGTACGGCAAGGACGGCATCTACAAGGTCCGGCCGCCCGGCGGTCTGGTCGCCGCCCGCTTCCGCCACTACGAGGCACGCTCCGGGATGCCGCTGCTTCACGACCATGTGCTGCTGTCGGTGAAGGGGCAGCGCCTGGACGGGAAGTGGGGGTCGATCCACTCGGAGGTCGTTTTCGAGAACACGGTCGCCGCGTCAGCGCTCTACAACGAGATCGTGGCTGCTGAGGTCTGTGAGGAGTTGGGCCTGGCGACCGAGCCGCGCGTGGTGAGCACCGGGCGGCGTCCGGTCATGGACATCGCGGGCGTGCCCCACGAGCTGATCCGCTGGACCGCCAGCCGCGGGGAGCAGATCGCCGCCTGCCTGGCGGACCTGGAGCACGAGTACGTCACCGCCGTCGACGACGAGGGCGAGCTGAAGTACCTGCCCGCGGTCTCCGAGCGGGCCCGGGTGGAACTGATGCGGATCGCCGCTCACAAGACCCGGCCGCCCAAGCAGAAGAAGGCCCGCTCTCTCGCGCAGCTGCGCGCTGATTGGAAGCAGAGCGCGATCGACACCTCGAAGGTGGCCGCCGGCGTCATCAACTCGCTCCTCGAGCGCGCCCGCGCCGCAGCCGCCCGGATCCGGGCCCGGGTCGCCGCCGTGGTCGACGTCGCCCTGGCGGCCGTCGATGTCGCCGCGGTGGTGTTCGTGATGAACGGCGGCGGCCGGTTTCACCGCCGGCACCTGCTCGCCGAATCTCGCCGCCACCTCGCTCTGGTCCTGCGCGGCCGCCGCCGCGACCCGGGCCTGGACGAGGGCATCGTGCGCGCCGCCATCTCCACGTACTGCGTGGACATCAGCGAGCCGAAGTCCACCCGCGGCCTGCTGGCGGACTACCGGCTCTACACCGCCCGGTGGGCGCTGTCCGATCTCGTAACCGCCCGGCGCCCGCCTGCCGCTGTCCCCGACCCGGACCGACTGCCGCCGCCGGGCACACCGGCCTCGTTGTCCTTGGCCACTCCCCGGCCACCGGGTCAGGCGGTGGGGGAGCGGGAGATACCCCGTGTCCCGCTGAGCTACGACCGTGCCGTTCTCGCCGGTGCGGCCGTACGGGAGAAGCTGCGCGCCTCCGTCGTGCGGGGCCCGGCGTACGACGTCGTCGCGCACCAACAGGCGGCGATGCCCGAGCAGCTGCTCGCGCCCGAGGCCGTCGACCCCGAGGACGACGACCAGGAGCCGGAGGCCGGACCTCGGGAGGCGATCGACATGACGGCGCTGCGGGCCTTGAGGGAGTCCCGCACGGACGTGGAAGCCCTCGATCTCACTGCCGAGCGGTTGCGCCACCTCCAGGACACGTTCACCAAGGCGGCCGACGACTCCCGCACCCGTGCGACCCGCTACACCGAACAGGACGACGTTGACGCGGTGCGCCCGGTACGCGAGGACGACCAGCAGGCGCACCGCCGGCCGGAGCTCGGACCGCACCGGGGCCGGGAGGCCGGCCACTGAGCGCACTTTGATGTCGTGCACCCACTCGGTGGTGTGCATCGACGATGCCCGGCAGCCACTCCACCGAGTGGAGCACCGGCGGCCCCCGGGTCACGCGCCGGTAAGAACGCTGTCACCAGCCGCTGGCAGACTGGCGCCGTGATGCATGCCGGGTATCTTGCCGACGCGCCGGACGGTAGCCCCGTCCACTCCTTCCATCCCGCGCCTTCCGTGTGGTGCTGTGCAAACCACGTCCTGGGACTGCCGCTGGAGACGGACCGCCAGGGGGTTGCCGTGCACGAGGCGGGGCACCTCGTGGCCGCTCTCGTCGGGGGTACTCATGTGATCGACGTCGGTCTGACGTCCGAGGAAGCGCTGTTCCCGTGCGGCCCGGTCCACGGGGTCTCCGGTGTCACACACACCGGCCCGATGGCTGTCCATCCGGAGAGCTACCTGACGATGCTGGCCGCCGGTGAGCTGGCGCACCAGCGCTGGCTGCGAAACTCCGGACTGTTCACGCCAGCCAGAGCATGGGCGGTCGAACGCGGGGCGGTGGATGACACCGGCAAGGCCATCGGCGTCCTGCGGCAGCACTCCCCGGGGATCCCGGATGACGGGTACCGGCAGTGGTTCTGGCAGTACCGGCCCGCCGCAGAGGCTCTGCTGGTCGCGCACTGGGAGTGCGTGCTGAACGTCGCCGGACCTCTTGGGAGCCGGGGGCATCTGAATGGGGACGAGGCCGCCACGCTTGCCGGGCTTCCCAACCCTCCCGAGCTCCCATCCGAACTCTAGGGGGCGTTTGCGCCTGGTGGGTTCGAGTAGCTGTGCCCGTCGCTATGATCCGCGTCGTACCGAAATATCAGGTCGCGACCCCCGCTTTCGTCCCCCACAGAGACCGGCCGAGCAGAGCCTGCCGCAGTCATCTCGCTGAACGTGAAAGGCAGACATGACCCGCCGGTTCCTTCCTGTCATAGCCACCTGCGCGGCCGCACTTCTTGCCGCCGGTTGTAGCGGCCGGGCCCCGCAGCCCGCTGCGGCAGCCCCCACGGTCACGGTCACCCGGACCATCGCGCCCACCCCCAAAACGACACCAACGCCTGTAGCCAGCCGAACTTCGGCCACCCCCACACCGGCCGTCTTCTCCTCGGCACCCGCGCCAGCCCCGGCCCACACTCCGCAGGGATCGGTCGCCCTGACCGAGTGGCACGACGGCGACGCGACGAACAAGTGCGTGAACGTCATGAGCGTCTACGAGAACCGCTCTGACACCGCAGTCATCTCCATCACCCAGAAGTTCCAGACCTCGTACACGCCCAAGCACGCCGACGGCGAGTACCCCGACGACCTGGACGGCCCGGTCAAGACGCTCACGCAGGACGCGGGCATCGCCCCATACGGGACCCGGACCCTGTACTGGCAGGTGTGCGCGCCCGAGCTGGCTTTCAAGCAGAACCCAGTTCCGCCGGACGGCACCGACTCGTTCATGTCCGAGATCGGAGCCCAGCCTCGCGCCACCGCCTGGGACTGGGCGCAGTAGATCACCCGGTTTGCGGCTGGTGGCGATCCTGCTCGCCTATTCGGTCATGCGGCGAGGGAGAGGTCGAGCCGGGCAAGGTGGCTGACGCGGGTGCGGTCGAGCGGGTGGCCGTGTCGCTTACAGAGCCAACCTGGCCCACTCCACCGCACCCAGTGCGCCTTGTGCGCGTGGCTACGGGCGCGCGGTCAGGGACTGCACGGTGCGGGCTCACTCCAGGTGTTCGTCGCGCATGGTCTCCAAGGTGGCGGCGGTGTCTCCGTGGTCGTCAGGGTCAGGGATGACGTTCTCGACGAAGCGGATGATGCTGCGGGCGATGCCCAGCACGGCCGTAGTGGGGGAGTCACGCGTCCAGTCCCGCAGGGCGGACAGCAAGATGCACCCGACCTCGTCCAGGGCGAAGGAGTCGCGTGCGGCTCCCCGTCGCCCAGGACCCCCGTGACGGGGAAGACGATGTTCTCGGCGAGCCGCAGCAACAGGAAGGCCAGCTCTGGAGTGGCCGACGTGCGGCCGGAGACGTAGTTCCCGCCGCCCATCTGCAGAGCGAGGAGGTAGTCGAAAGCGAGGTCGACTTCCTCCGCGGTGAGCGGGGTACGGGACGGGATCAGGTACGGCATGAGGTCTCCTCAACCGGGTGGTCGCCGCGCGGATCGCGACGACTCCCAGCAGCCTCGGACGATCGCCCTGTGGACAGTGGCCAGGGATTTCTTCCCCGCCCCGCGAGATCGGACGAACGAGACTGCAAGGGGCAAAACTGGACCCTTTGTCCACCTGCCGACTCGGATGGCGAACCCGGCCGCCGACCCCTTGTCCAGGTCGGCCGCACTGCCGCGAGTGCCACGTTTCTCCTTGACCACCCCGGCTATCGGCCGCCGTGAGACAGCGGACAAGGGGTCTCCCTGCACGCTGCTCCTTCGGACCGGAGGCCCCGGCCGGGGCAGCGAAGGAGAGAAGACGATGACGACCACCCACTCAAGGGCCGGGGACAGGCAGGCCACAAGCCGGTCAAGCCCAGAAGCCAGTTCGTGGCGGGCAAGCCGCGGCAGGCTCCTGCGTGCCCCACTGCGGAGGGCCCTTGGGAACCCCCTTTGGTGCCCGACCTCCCGAGGCGAGGGAAAACCCCTGCTCAGACCGTGAATCGGCGCGATTTCCGCACCGTCACAACCCTCTTCTCTCCTCATATGTCTGTAGTGGAGGAGATCATCGGGTTCCGGGGGGCCCGCACGCCCTCCCAGACCGGGCGCGGTCGGAACTCAGCCGGCAGCCGACCGCGAGTGACGAAGGAGCAGAGCTGATGGCGGGGAAGCGGAAGACCAACCCGGCGGGGTCGACGAACAGCTACCGCGGCGACGTGCTGCGCAGTGCTCGGAGCGCTGAAGGTGGCTACAGCCGATCAGATCCAGCGGATCGGCGCACCGCACCTGACCCACCGGCACGCCGACAAGGAGACCCCGTCGAAACGGAAGCAGGCCCGCACCGCCTCGCACACCGGCGCGCTCTCCGACATGCGCAAGCACGGCCTGTCCGAGAACAGCGGCTCCACCGACAC
This window contains:
- a CDS encoding helix-turn-helix domain-containing protein, yielding MPNRRRSIDASTPLGGFALKLLDLKRKALAQAGSSSRARAISIDKIAAPDGLWKTSRASIYAALNGTRLPSTDTLCAMVTAWDEDSAEARGRWLRLRSDVEDALMGTEPASSPGNVDAAMEKPLPGPQDQLGEAEFTGSSKVVPDVASHIELKQMLRDALERSGLTKSQVAARTELGRTTVSQAFNTEGSSPSANTLYALSRALRLDKTEQARLLALRELAVTGRGPRNIGHV
- the istB gene encoding IS21-like element helper ATPase IstB → MTLPRQRGLTEQAADAAIDSACRLLRLPSIRNEFSEIADRAMKDQMTYRGFLAELLMTECDDRSRRRSERRIKAAGFPREKSLRAFDFDANPNIDAATIHTLASCEWIKKSQPLCLIGDSGTGKSHMLIALGTEAAMKGYRVRYTLATKLVNELVEAADEKQLNKTIARYGRVDLLCIDELGYMELDRRGAELLFQVLTEREEKNSVAIASNESFGGWTKTFTDPRLCAAIVDRLTFNGTIIETGTDSYRLASTRARAEEPAKAG
- a CDS encoding polyprenyl synthetase family protein, whose translation is MSDDEVTRRMGSRITQHRDRFQDLFQKYFAQLHPSSDVPELSRFAPECLRMVEELALRGGKRQRVAFAYEAANLMPGGATTVKAVDTAALSIELLQAHLLIHDDIIDNAATRRGGPSTYYAYRDKFSDHPQHALGLAVLAGDLALVLSQQVITEAGLDPWLAQSMTAVQNTAALSTFIGQVFDLERDFLGVPEEELLHSVCDFKAARSSALAPLQLGLLAAEQDPKEHEPTLRRYSTSFGISGQMRDDYLSLFGNEEVTGKPATADVADGRVTYLIRRTLLAASQTEQKILSSVLGHAGATQTDVDKVREIVTAHRVDQSLLADMRRFAELASTEAEQWTSWAEADAVAFFRDVPVWGVQRLL
- a CDS encoding DUF6233 domain-containing protein, with translation MRELEAAEEKERRQAERARARESWKIQPQRSHEAALLHRGDCSLYKSAFGFISHEDAVIALDEVALSSSSDVACR
- the uppS gene encoding polyprenyl diphosphate synthase, which encodes MTTGGPQHVGIVLDGNRRWAKEHGLSPSDGHRIGFGRIPQVLSWCEESGVPMVTLWMLSTENLRRDPAEVEALMEIITGAVLQLSWAGRWRIRHLGEGDALPARVAQAVRHAEQASADVSDTLTVNLAIAYGGRREIASAVRRLMTGWAREGVPVDEAAKQLTIEDLSRAISDGQPDPDLLIRTSGERRSSGFLLWGGVGAELWFTLALFTFSSSVCRPVWEAVGDLSLRRCGREMTALRTFGA
- a CDS encoding SDR family oxidoreductase, whose product is MGTAALVTGASSGIGRATACRLAAHGATVALLARQAEALEQVCREIRSAGGDAFVVCADLVDAVGAEQAVAQVIDRAGRLDMLINCAGAAHLSSFADDAPSQWQCMIDTNLSGTLNVSHAALSYLAAAARSDRGTADLVTVGFTAGRQSGPVTSVYAATKQAITAWSEGLRRELAPSGVRVGLIQPGLVDTPLARRLGAGPGQGLNAAVVADAIVYVVTRPAGVAVAELVVRAVGR
- the istA gene encoding IS21 family transposase, encoding MSKVELYAAIRRDHRGGMSMRELERKHGVTWRTVRKALDSSWPEPRKKLPPRATTLDPYKPVIDEILRADLDAPRKQRHTVTRIFHRLIEEHGADVSYGVVRYYVAGRKPEILVESGKAPLEAFVPQTHLPGHEAEVDFGDVTVRLGDELVTCYLFSFRLSYSGKAVHRVFASCGQEAFFEGHVHALRTLGGVPRTKVRYDNLKAAVARVLGQSRGRVEADRWIAFRSHFGIESFYCRPGIEGAHEKGGVEGMIGYFRRNHFVPVPEVSSLAELNEMVEQWDRQDDARRIGSRPKTVAEYFALEQPLLMPLPEEPFETGRLFTPRVDRYGQIPVRTNRYSVPIRLIGKRVRVVLHASHLVIYDQNVEVARHERLIAKGAVRLDLDHYLEVLVRKPGAFPGSTALEQARSAGRFTPVHDAWWDQARKIHGERDGTRALIEVLLLGRHLPHEHVVAGLAAALRAGAMTADAVALEARKAAQAETEPAPAADRLVPAKPSATVTSLHEWRLAHLPADTRPLPSVAPYDQLLRRRRTSGSDHREGEAQ